Proteins co-encoded in one Fusarium fujikuroi IMI 58289 draft genome, chromosome FFUJ_chr06 genomic window:
- a CDS encoding probable actin-capping protein alpha-2 chain produces MSDLETVSAFVEGAPPGELADVIADIKSLTLETSPDIISSLGPAFEKYNEEQFVTVKLPGSSQPVIISSHNSFGDGRYYDVESSSSFAFDHTTQKASAVQSHVLEGAQADLVKSTLKSIGPYVDEHFANAAHGVYPIESDSKIAIVIVGNKYSPNNFWNGRWRSLYILDPSSGALEGSLKVDVHYYEDGNVRLLTNKPVSSTVSSVNGASIVREISTTERKYQEELNKGFVSLSEGAFKGLRRQLPVTRQKIEWDRVTSYRLGQDIGGGSSRR; encoded by the exons ATGTCGGATCTAGAGACTGTTTCTGCCTTTGTCGAGGGAGCTCCTCCAGGAGAG CTCGCAGATGTTATCGCAG ATATCAAGTCACTCACCCTCGAAACCTCGCCCGATATCATTTCCAGCCTCGGTCCCGCATTCGAAAAGTACAATGAGGAGCAGTTTGTTACGGTGAAGCTGCCTGGTAGCAGCCAACCA GTCATTATTAGTTCCCACAACTCGTTTGGAGACGGCCGATACTACGATGTTGAGAGCTCTTCCAGCTTTGCTTTCGACCACACCACGCAG AAAGCTAGTGCTGTGCAAAGTCATGTTCTGGAAGGAGCTCAAGCGGATCTTGT CAAATCCACCCTCAAGAGTATCGGACCTTACGTTGATGAGCACTTCGCCAATGCTGCGCACGGTGTCTACCCAATCGAGTCGGATTCCAAGATTGCCATCGTCATTGTTGGCAACAAATACAGCCCCAACAACTTCTG GAACGGACGCTGGCGGTCCCTTTACATTCTTGACCCATCTTCCGGAGCTCTTGAAGGCTCCCTAAAAGTTGACGTACACTATTACGAAGACGGCAACGTTCGTCTGCTCACCAACAAACCCGTTTCCAGCACCGTCTCGTCCGTCAACGGCGCCAGCATCGTCAGGGAGATCTCGACCACCGAGAGAAAGTACCAGGAGGAGCTGAACAAGGGCTTCGTGAGCCTCAGTGAGGGAGCCTTCAAAGGTTTGCGACGACAGCTCCCTGTGACGAGGCAGAAAATTGAGTGGGATCGCGTGACGAGCTACAGGCTGGGTCAAGATATTGGTGGTGGAAGCTCAAGGCGATAG
- a CDS encoding probable 3-methyl-2-oxobutanoate dehydrogenase (lipoamide)E1 beta chain precursor, protein MKHRVIHHFKRAHVVSNPSTARLSLALPVGRKCYSTHPPNAKLNLPVDYGTTPLLAHNSQAALSHKELPESIRNGPTKKMNLFQAINDAMGISLAEDESVVIFGEDVAFGGVFRCTMNLAETHGAERVFNTPLTEQGIMGFGIGLAAEGMRPIAEIQFADYVYPAFDQLVNEAAKFRYRDGSCGRSVGGLTVRMPCGGVGHGGLYHSQSPESLFTHIPGLKVIMPRSPAQAKGLLLAAIRSNDPCVFMEPKILYRAAVEQVPVGSYELPLSKAEILKEGKDVTIVSYGQPLYLCQNAIKQAEQDLGISVELIDLRTLYPWDKQTVLQSVRKTGRVMVVHEAMVNAGIGAEVAATIQEDHDTFLRLEAPVARVAGWSIHSPLLYERFNVPDVASE, encoded by the coding sequence ATGAAGCATCGTGTTATTCACCATTTCAAGAGGGCACACGTCGTCAGCAATCCTTCGACTGCACGACTCTCACTTGCGCTTCCTGTAGGACGAAAGTGCTATTCGACGCATCCGCCGAATGCCAAACTAAACCTGCCTGTCGACTATGGCACGACTCCTCTCCTCGCACATAACTCACAGGCTGCTTTGAGCCACAAGGAGCTGCCTGAGAGCATTCGAAATGGAccgaccaagaagatgaacctGTTCCAGGCCATCAACGACGCGATGGGAATTTCACTAGCTGAGGATGAGTCCGTTGTCATTTTTGGAGAGGATGTTGCTTTTGGTGGTGTTTTCAGATGTACTATGAACCTTGCCGAAACCCATGGTGCTGAGAGAGTATTCAATACTCCTCTTACAGAACAGGGTATCATGGGATTTGGTATTGGTCTTGCTGCGGAAGGCATGCGACCTATTGCTGAGATTCAGTTCGCCGACTATGTCTACCCAGCTTTCGATCAATTGGTCAACGAGGCCGCCAAGTTCAGATATCGTGACGGGTCCTGCGGGCGAAGCGTGGGTGGCTTGACAGTACGGATGCCCTGCGGTGGTGTCGGTCACGGAGGTCTCTACCATTCACAATCTCCCGAGAGTTTGTTTACACATATTCCTGGATTGAAGGTTATCATGCCAAGGTCGCCAGCTCAAGCTAAGGGTCTTCTCCTGGCCGCAATCCGCAGCAACGATCCATGCGTGTTTATGGAACCCAAGATCCTGTACCGCGCCGCCGTCGAGCAAGTTCCTGTCGGTTCATACGAACTCCCACTATCGAAGGCCGAGATTCTCAAGGAAGGCAAGGATGTCACAATTGTCTCATACGGCCAACCCCTCTACCTATGCCAGAACGCCATCAAGCAGGCGGAGCAGGATCTGGGCATCTCTGTGGAGTTGATCGATCTTCGAACTCTGTATCCGTGGGATAAGCAGACCGTACTCCAGAGTGTTCGCAAGACAGGACGAGTCATGGTTGTCCACGAAGCTATGGTGAATGCAGGTATTGGTGCTGAAGTTGCCGCCACcattcaagaagatcatgatACATTCCTGCGACTAGAAGCACCAGTCGCTCGAGTTGCTGGGTGGAGTATTCACTCGCCTTTGTTATACGAGAGGTTTAATGTTCCTGACGTTGCAAGTGAGTAA